The Candidatus Nezhaarchaeota archaeon DNA window TAATGCTAAATCGGCCATGTTCAATGTACCGAAGGATCCATAGGCGAAGACAACAGCTATGAAGTACGCAGTTGTCGCAACAGTGCCAACGATGGCATACTTTATGGCAGCTTCAACGGCTTCATGAGTTTCACGTCGGAACGCTACTAAACCGTAGGCGCTGATTGACATAACCTCAAGCATCACGAATAGGTTAAAGATATCACCAGTATAGACGCATCCAAGCATGCCTGCTTCAAAACCTAACATGAGCGTATAGTACCATTGAGTGCCATTCTCGTGCTCCATGTAACGTATGCTGAATATCATAGCAGTAAGGACAAGACCGTTAATGAGGAGACCAATTAAGGATGCTCCACGATCTATCATGTAGACTATCCCTATCGGTGGAGGCCATGAGCCGAAAGCGTAGAGTAGGGGTTTACATGAAGAATTGTACACGTAGTAGAAGACTATCAACGATAGGACAAAGTTTATTGAAAGAATTGTTAACGTGAAGCATTCCCATACCCGTCTCCTCTTTGTGAGCAAGCTTATGAGGGGCAGTGCAAAAGCTGCAAAGATAGCTAAGAATGGTTGAAGTGCTGCGAGGCTTGTAACGTAATTAGTCCAAGTCAATCGAAAACCCTCCTCAAGTACCTCTCAAAGGTCTTGGATATCATTTCATAGCAAACTTTGGGGTCAGTTGCCTTAACGTCTATCCAATGCACGTAGTACTTCTTTCCTTCCTCATCTATGTCGACTACAACAGTTCCAGGGGTGTTAGTTATTGAGCATGCAGTTGCTGTTATCGCGTAATCGCTCTCCACATCATAAGGTACTCTCACTATACCAGGCTTAATTGGCATCTTTGGGTGAAGTATTCTCTTTATAACGTCCCAGTGACACTTAGGTTCAATTACTAAGAAGTAATAGAAGAAGTATGCTATAGCCCAAGCCCATCTAACTACGTTAAAAGCTTTCGTGGGTGTCTCCTTTATTAAGAGCGTTGAGGAGAAGGCGGCCACGACTACCGACGTTATTAGGCCCAAGACTATGTCCATAGGTGATAGAGATGCTGATGCCACTATAAACACAACGAACACGAGGAGAAAGGTAGCTACGAAGCTTAGAGCTCTCGACATTAACTCACCCTTTGAGTTTAGCTATCTTCTTGACCATCGTGGTACCGTAGAGTCTATAAACTTGGATGACTAGGAAGGCTAGAAACATTGTTATAGCCATGTTTATGACTACAGCCGTTATCACAAGACATTGAGGTACTGGATCAACTGCCGTGGAAACAAACCAAGCTATGTCCTCAGGTGTTGGCTTCAAAGTTGGTAGGACCGGCGGATATACTTCTCCGAACTTGAAGCCGAGGAATATTATTAACACATTAGCAGTATCTCCGAATATTGTTAAAGCTATTAACTTCTTAATTAGCGACGGCCCTCTAACTATCCCGTATAGCGATATCACTATTATCACCACAATAGCTATGTAACCGTAGAGCTGAAAGAAAGTTTCAAGAATCATAATCTCAAGATCCTCCTGAACTCCTCCTCTGGCATCGAAATTAAGAGGAAGAGGAGTGTGAAGCCTGCTCCAACAGCCAAGAACTCAGCTAAGTTGTAGTAGAATATTGAGCCGGCCGTCCACACAAAGCCGAGAGCCTCTGGGAAAGAGGTTGCAGGAGACCATGGTTTTGCTTGATTCTGCATGAGGGTAATGGATCCAGCTAGTATTGGTGCTAAAACCAGAATGGCTATGGTTACTAGCCCGACGGTCCTCAAGGTTAAGAACTTATCCTTAGTTAGCCTAAGATGCTCCTCTATGAAGTATCTTGAGAAGGCGGCTATTGCTGTTAGGAAGGCAACGGCCATCATCGAGCCCGATTGGAAACCACCTCCAGGGGTTAGGTGGCCGTGAAGGGCTACCGATGCTGACACCGTGATTATCAGGGGGGAGACGATTCTGGTCACGGTCTTGACTATTATTGACAGGCCTTGTTCTCTTCGCACACCGCTTATAGCACCAACCTTCACCTCAGCTATCCTAAAGAGGGCCACGCCGCCTATGATTGCGAGGAAAAAGACAGCTGTTTCATAGTACGTATCTATTCCTCTATAGTCCCACAACATAGCGCTTACAGCTTCAGGACTAGCTGCCCAATAGCTTTTGTCAAACACGTTGAAGCAGTTCTCAAGGTAGAACTTGGCTAGTGGGCGTACTTCAGTAAGAGGAGTCCAACCGGTCCCTCCGAGAACTATCGCTACAGTGATTGTGAGTAGGAGGATGGCTGCTGCAATCCCCACCACCACATCCTTCGCTTTCATAGTCATTCAACCTCTTCGTATCTCTCCGTCTTACTTATGATGTATAAGAGAATCACCGTGTATATCCCTATGGCGACAGCTATATACGCTAAGACTATGTCAGGGGCCATGAGGAGGAAGAAGACTAAAGCGTAACTTGCAGATTGAGCTGCTGAGAATATTGTAGCCTTGAGCAAGTCTTTACTCCTAATAGCGAAGTAAGTAAAGAGGGCTCCCAATGTAAGGGCAAAGGCCATGAACGAAGCCGTAAAGAGTGACATCAATTCCCCCTTCCTTTGTCTTCTTCAAGGAAGTCACATATTTTAGGTTCAACTGGAACTCCACCTCTATGAGAGCCTCTAGCTAATGCGTGAGAGCCTGCTGGAGCTGTGATCATTATTATTATGGCTGTGATGAATGAGCCTGAGGCGAATAGCCATTTCCAATACCCCAAAAAGTCACAGGCAAAAGCTATTAGAGTAAGTCCAAAGAGGGGGTACACAGCTCCGCCAATCACACCAACAGTGGCGGCATGAAGACGTACAAAGAAGTTAGGAAACCTCAATAAGCCTAGTGCTCCAATTAAGTCACATAGCGCTCCTACAACTATCAAGGTCATGCCTATATATAGGAGTACTTGCTCGATTAAATCCCACATGCTACTCACCTAGCTCTCTTCTTTCAAGGTACTTT harbors:
- a CDS encoding Na+/H+ antiporter subunit E: MSRALSFVATFLLVFVVFIVASASLSPMDIVLGLITSVVVAAFSSTLLIKETPTKAFNVVRWAWAIAYFFYYFLVIEPKCHWDVIKRILHPKMPIKPGIVRVPYDVESDYAITATACSITNTPGTVVVDIDEEGKKYYVHWIDVKATDPKVCYEMISKTFERYLRRVFD
- a CDS encoding sodium:proton antiporter → MILETFFQLYGYIAIVVIIVISLYGIVRGPSLIKKLIALTIFGDTANVLIIFLGFKFGEVYPPVLPTLKPTPEDIAWFVSTAVDPVPQCLVITAVVINMAITMFLAFLVIQVYRLYGTTMVKKIAKLKG
- a CDS encoding MnhB domain-containing protein, whose protein sequence is MKAKDVVVGIAAAILLLTITVAIVLGGTGWTPLTEVRPLAKFYLENCFNVFDKSYWAASPEAVSAMLWDYRGIDTYYETAVFFLAIIGGVALFRIAEVKVGAISGVRREQGLSIIVKTVTRIVSPLIITVSASVALHGHLTPGGGFQSGSMMAVAFLTAIAAFSRYFIEEHLRLTKDKFLTLRTVGLVTIAILVLAPILAGSITLMQNQAKPWSPATSFPEALGFVWTAGSIFYYNLAEFLAVGAGFTLLFLLISMPEEEFRRILRL
- a CDS encoding DUF4040 domain-containing protein yields the protein MSLFTASFMAFALTLGALFTYFAIRSKDLLKATIFSAAQSASYALVFFLLMAPDIVLAYIAVAIGIYTVILLYIISKTERYEEVE
- the mnhG gene encoding monovalent cation/H(+) antiporter subunit G, whose amino-acid sequence is MWDLIEQVLLYIGMTLIVVGALCDLIGALGLLRFPNFFVRLHAATVGVIGGAVYPLFGLTLIAFACDFLGYWKWLFASGSFITAIIIMITAPAGSHALARGSHRGGVPVEPKICDFLEEDKGRGN